A genomic region of uncultured Paludibaculum sp. contains the following coding sequences:
- a CDS encoding Gfo/Idh/MocA family oxidoreductase — MASTRRHFLQTTALTAGSLPAIAQTAGKSPNDKIQFATIGVGGMGSADTASASATPGTKLVAVCDLYQGRLTRAKEEWGAHIATTRDYREILNRKDIDAVVIGTPDHWHAAIAIAAMEAGKDVYVEKPMVQKWQDGHKVIEASRKTNRILQVGSQRVSSAVYRKAQELFRSGAIGELNMVQAWWDRNSAMGAWQYSIPPDASPTTVDWDTFLGSAPKHPFDATRFFRWRNYQDYGTGVAGDLFVHLFSGMHFVTGAIGPNRVFGSGGLRFWKDGRDVPDILLGLYDYEKTASHPAFNLSLRVNFVNGAGESSGFTFTGSEGVMTIGNGVTLSKLPPETDPGTSAGNFDSATQELIKEEYRRKYPQQKQTADSMRPIDDERWLPPRDYSDHRDHHASFFNAVRTRKPVVEDATFGLRAAGPALVSNLSFYSGKTVAWDPSTMQVKG; from the coding sequence ATGGCATCGACAAGACGTCACTTCCTGCAGACAACGGCCCTGACAGCCGGGAGTCTGCCGGCGATTGCTCAAACCGCGGGCAAGTCTCCTAATGACAAGATCCAGTTTGCCACGATCGGCGTTGGCGGCATGGGCTCGGCTGACACGGCATCGGCCAGCGCCACGCCCGGCACCAAGCTGGTTGCGGTGTGCGACCTGTATCAGGGCCGGCTGACACGCGCCAAGGAGGAGTGGGGCGCCCACATCGCCACCACCCGCGATTACCGCGAGATCCTCAATCGTAAGGATATCGACGCCGTGGTCATCGGCACTCCGGACCACTGGCATGCGGCCATCGCCATCGCCGCCATGGAAGCGGGCAAGGACGTCTACGTCGAGAAACCCATGGTCCAGAAGTGGCAGGACGGCCACAAGGTGATCGAGGCCTCACGCAAGACTAACCGTATCCTCCAGGTGGGTAGCCAGCGCGTTTCCAGCGCCGTCTATCGGAAGGCCCAGGAGCTGTTCCGGTCCGGCGCCATCGGCGAGTTGAATATGGTGCAGGCATGGTGGGACCGCAACTCCGCCATGGGCGCCTGGCAGTACTCCATACCGCCCGACGCGTCGCCCACCACGGTCGACTGGGACACCTTCCTTGGCTCGGCGCCCAAGCATCCCTTCGATGCCACTCGGTTCTTCCGCTGGCGCAACTATCAGGACTATGGCACGGGCGTCGCCGGCGACCTCTTCGTCCACCTCTTCTCCGGAATGCACTTCGTCACGGGCGCCATCGGCCCCAACCGCGTCTTCGGCTCAGGCGGTCTGCGTTTCTGGAAGGACGGCCGCGACGTGCCCGACATCCTGCTGGGCCTGTACGACTACGAGAAGACCGCGTCCCACCCAGCCTTCAACCTGTCGCTTCGTGTGAACTTCGTCAACGGAGCCGGCGAGAGCTCGGGCTTCACCTTCACCGGCAGCGAAGGGGTCATGACCATCGGCAACGGTGTAACGCTCTCCAAGTTGCCGCCTGAGACCGACCCCGGCACCTCCGCCGGGAACTTCGATTCGGCCACTCAGGAACTGATCAAGGAGGAGTACCGCCGCAAATACCCGCAGCAGAAGCAGACGGCCGACTCCATGCGGCCCATCGACGACGAGCGTTGGTTGCCGCCGCGCGACTACAGCGACCACCGGGATCACCACGCCAGCTTCTTCAATGCGGTGCGCACCCGCAAGCCCGTCGTGGAAGACGCGACCTTCGGCCTGCGCGCCGCCGGCCCGGCGCTGGTCTCCAACCTGAGCTTCTATTCGGGCAAGACTGTGGCGTGGGATCCGTCCACAATGCAGGTGAAGGGGTAA
- a CDS encoding Gfo/Idh/MocA family oxidoreductase, translated as MAYAANDNIQIALLGSGGMGQGDVRDALLNPGVKIVAAADIYDGRRKRMEEAYPGIFTTRDYREVLARKDVDAVIIATPDHWHATISIDALNAGKDVYCEKPMIQKIDEGKRVIEAHKKSDRIFQVGSQYASALSFQKIRELLDQGAIGELNMVEAWLDRNTAMGAWQYSIPPDASTSNIDWDQFLGRAPKRPFEPIRLFRWRNYTDYGTAVAGDLYVHLLTGLHTATRSLGPKRIYSTGGLRYWKDGRDTPDTQLGIIEYPKTDTHPEFTFSMRVNFKSSKPQEDFGFKFIGSAGTITTDVRTVTVARQPREKEPGYSTETFPKAIREQFMQEYRKKYPLERVTAANLESNGSARYISEIDAHRQHMMNFIEAVRTRKAHFEDSTFGFRAAGPALLCNTSYYENRICTWDPQTMTAG; from the coding sequence ATGGCATACGCTGCAAACGACAATATTCAGATTGCGCTGCTGGGCTCCGGCGGCATGGGTCAGGGCGACGTCCGCGACGCGTTGCTCAACCCCGGAGTGAAGATCGTGGCCGCGGCCGACATCTACGACGGCCGGCGGAAGCGCATGGAAGAGGCCTATCCCGGTATCTTCACCACGCGCGACTACCGCGAGGTGTTGGCCCGCAAGGACGTTGACGCGGTCATCATTGCCACTCCGGACCACTGGCACGCGACCATCTCCATCGACGCCCTCAACGCCGGCAAGGACGTCTACTGTGAAAAGCCCATGATCCAGAAGATCGACGAGGGCAAGCGCGTCATCGAGGCCCACAAGAAGTCGGACCGCATCTTCCAGGTGGGCTCACAGTACGCCTCCGCTCTCAGCTTCCAGAAGATCCGCGAACTTCTGGACCAGGGCGCCATCGGCGAACTCAACATGGTGGAAGCCTGGCTCGACCGCAACACGGCCATGGGCGCCTGGCAGTACTCGATTCCGCCCGATGCGTCCACCTCGAACATCGACTGGGATCAGTTCCTGGGGCGCGCGCCCAAACGGCCCTTCGAGCCCATCCGCCTGTTCCGCTGGCGCAACTACACGGACTACGGCACCGCCGTGGCCGGGGATCTATACGTTCACCTGCTCACCGGCCTGCACACGGCCACCAGGTCTTTGGGGCCGAAGCGCATCTACTCCACCGGTGGTCTGCGCTACTGGAAGGACGGCCGAGACACGCCGGATACCCAACTCGGCATCATCGAGTATCCAAAGACCGACACACATCCCGAGTTCACCTTTAGCATGCGGGTGAACTTCAAGAGCTCGAAGCCCCAGGAGGACTTCGGCTTCAAGTTCATCGGCAGCGCCGGCACCATCACGACAGACGTGCGTACGGTGACAGTCGCCCGCCAGCCCCGCGAGAAGGAACCCGGCTACAGCACCGAAACCTTCCCCAAGGCCATTCGCGAGCAGTTCATGCAGGAGTACCGCAAGAAGTACCCATTGGAGAGGGTCACCGCCGCCAATCTGGAGTCCAATGGGTCCGCGCGCTATATCTCCGAGATCGACGCCCACCGCCAACACATGATGAACTTCATCGAGGCGGTCCGCACGCGCAAGGCGCACTTCGAGGACTCCACCTTCGGCTTCCGCGCCGCCGGGCCGGCTCTGCTCTGCAACACCAGCTACTATGAGAACCGCATCTGTACCTGGGATCCGCAAACGATGACGGCCGGCTGA
- a CDS encoding helix-turn-helix domain-containing protein produces the protein MDDRQFHRIAKALSDPSRFEILQRISSSNGEEVPCANLTDICSVTKATLSHHLKELADAGLIDTRRESRFMYLTPRRDVLSAYLEELKHRLTNP, from the coding sequence ATGGACGACCGGCAGTTCCATCGCATCGCCAAGGCGCTCTCCGATCCCAGCCGCTTTGAGATTCTCCAGCGCATCTCCTCCTCCAATGGGGAGGAGGTGCCTTGCGCGAACCTCACCGATATTTGTTCCGTGACCAAAGCGACGCTGTCGCACCACCTGAAGGAACTGGCCGACGCCGGCCTGATCGACACCCGCCGTGAGTCACGTTTTATGTACCTGACGCCGCGCCGCGACGTGCTCTCCGCCTATCTGGAAGAGCTGAAACACCGCCTCACCAATCCCTAA
- a CDS encoding glucose 1-dehydrogenase has protein sequence MPTLTGKTAIVTGASLGIGAAIARKLAAEGASVAVNYARSKAQAETVVDEIRKAGGKAIAVQADLRDAAQITKLFDETVKAFGKVDVLVNNAGQYEFQPLAEVTEEHIDKHFDLNVKSLILATKEAVKVFGDNGGNIINISSIVAQGAVPNGSVYSATKAAVDSLTRSWAAELGPKKIIVNAVSPGATVTEGVQTMDPQGAMFNQFIAKTPFGRLGQPDDIANVVAFLAGSQAAWITGEALSVSGGLRA, from the coding sequence ATGCCTACCCTCACAGGAAAGACCGCGATCGTCACCGGAGCTTCTCTCGGAATCGGCGCCGCCATCGCACGCAAACTGGCCGCGGAAGGAGCTTCCGTCGCTGTAAACTATGCCCGCAGCAAGGCGCAGGCCGAGACCGTGGTCGATGAGATTCGCAAGGCCGGCGGCAAGGCCATCGCCGTCCAGGCCGACTTGCGCGATGCAGCGCAGATTACCAAGCTCTTCGACGAGACCGTGAAGGCTTTTGGCAAGGTCGATGTCCTGGTGAACAACGCTGGCCAGTATGAGTTCCAACCCCTGGCCGAGGTCACCGAAGAGCACATCGACAAGCACTTCGATCTCAACGTCAAGTCGCTGATTCTCGCCACGAAGGAGGCCGTGAAGGTCTTCGGCGATAACGGTGGCAACATCATCAACATCAGTTCCATCGTGGCCCAGGGCGCCGTACCGAACGGCAGCGTTTATTCGGCGACCAAGGCCGCGGTGGACAGTCTGACGCGTTCTTGGGCGGCCGAACTGGGCCCGAAGAAGATCATCGTCAACGCGGTTTCGCCGGGTGCCACGGTGACGGAAGGTGTCCAGACAATGGATCCGCAAGGTGCGATGTTCAATCAGTTTATCGCCAAGACGCCGTTTGGGCGGCTGGGACAGCCTGATGACATTGCGAACGTGGTGGCCTTCCTCGCCGGGTCGCAGGCCGCATGGATTACTGGGGAAGCGCTGTCGGTCAGCGGTGGTTTGCGCGCCTGA
- the larE gene encoding ATP-dependent sacrificial sulfur transferase LarE, giving the protein MAGLVTLSPPVPLDAASLRPKQDRLFEILRSLGSVLVAYSGGTDSAYLAWAARQVLGDAAIAVTADSPSIPASHKRDAVAFAQQFDIRHEMIPSLEFENPAYSANNPDRCFHCKDELFRRMEEIAPRFAGKAIIYGVNKDDLGDYRPGQHAALQHGVKAPLVEAGLTKAEIRELSRLAGLPTWDRPAAACLSSRIPYGTPVTPENIRQVEQAEEELKALGFRQFRVRHHTEMARIEIAREEMGRVLDLEMCDRITAIFKALGFTYVALDLSGYRQGSMNEVLPGR; this is encoded by the coding sequence ATGGCCGGACTTGTCACACTCTCGCCGCCCGTGCCGCTGGACGCGGCTTCGCTGCGGCCGAAACAGGATCGGCTGTTTGAGATCCTGCGATCGCTGGGCAGCGTACTCGTGGCGTATTCAGGCGGTACCGATTCGGCTTATCTCGCTTGGGCCGCTCGTCAGGTTCTGGGTGATGCAGCCATTGCCGTCACTGCGGATTCGCCATCTATTCCCGCGTCGCATAAACGCGATGCGGTGGCTTTCGCCCAACAGTTCGATATCCGCCACGAGATGATTCCAAGCCTGGAGTTCGAGAATCCGGCGTACTCGGCCAACAACCCGGACCGTTGCTTCCACTGCAAGGACGAGCTTTTCCGCCGGATGGAGGAGATCGCGCCGCGCTTTGCCGGCAAAGCCATCATTTACGGGGTCAACAAGGACGATCTGGGTGACTACCGGCCCGGCCAGCACGCCGCGCTGCAGCATGGGGTGAAGGCTCCGCTGGTGGAAGCCGGGCTGACCAAAGCGGAGATCCGTGAGTTGTCGCGCTTGGCCGGTTTGCCTACCTGGGACCGCCCGGCCGCTGCCTGCCTCAGTTCCCGCATCCCCTATGGGACGCCTGTGACGCCGGAGAATATCCGGCAGGTGGAGCAGGCCGAAGAAGAATTGAAGGCCCTGGGCTTCCGCCAGTTCCGTGTCCGCCATCATACTGAGATGGCGCGCATCGAGATCGCCCGAGAGGAGATGGGCAGGGTGTTGGATCTGGAGATGTGCGACCGCATTACGGCCATCTTCAAAGCGCTGGGATTCACCTATGTCGCGTTGGATCTGAGCGGCTACCGCCAGGGTTCGATGAACGAGGTGCTGCCCGGGCGCTAG
- a CDS encoding ABC transporter ATP-binding protein has translation MSSPLRTEQLTKRFRHVDALRRVTMEVPEGAVFALVGSNGAGKTTLIKTLLNIQQPTSGRAEVLGVDSRGIGADQLANIGYISENQRLPGWMKVGYFLSYCRRFYPTWRDDELSELVRLYELPLDRKLNELSRGMRLKAVLASALAYRPKLIVLDEPFSGLDVLVREQLIESILERTPESTVLLSSHDLPEIESFATHIAYLNEGRLEFAEEMGSLTNRFREVEVTLEQPAVLPMDLPRSWLNPEQSSVVVRFTDCQFDCRQTQAEVQRRLGGVRDVTARAMTLRAIGVALAKSPAAGAEAK, from the coding sequence ATGAGCAGTCCACTGCGAACCGAGCAACTCACGAAGCGGTTCCGTCATGTTGACGCGTTGCGGCGGGTGACGATGGAAGTGCCCGAAGGCGCTGTCTTTGCTCTTGTGGGATCGAATGGCGCGGGCAAGACAACCCTCATCAAGACTCTGCTGAACATTCAGCAGCCGACATCCGGGCGGGCCGAGGTCCTGGGTGTGGATTCGCGCGGAATTGGAGCGGACCAGTTGGCGAACATCGGCTATATTTCGGAGAACCAGCGGCTGCCCGGCTGGATGAAGGTCGGCTACTTCCTCTCCTATTGCCGCCGATTCTACCCCACGTGGCGAGACGACGAGTTGTCGGAGTTGGTGCGGCTCTACGAGCTTCCGCTCGATCGCAAGCTGAATGAGCTCTCCAGAGGGATGCGACTGAAGGCCGTGCTGGCATCCGCGTTGGCCTACCGCCCGAAGTTGATCGTCCTGGACGAGCCCTTCAGTGGCCTGGACGTGCTGGTGCGCGAGCAACTCATCGAGAGCATTCTGGAACGCACGCCGGAATCCACCGTACTGCTGTCTTCGCACGACCTGCCTGAGATTGAGAGTTTCGCCACGCATATCGCCTATCTGAACGAGGGTCGCCTGGAATTTGCCGAGGAGATGGGTAGCCTCACGAATCGCTTCCGAGAGGTTGAAGTGACCCTTGAGCAGCCGGCCGTGTTGCCGATGGACCTGCCGCGAAGCTGGCTGAATCCGGAGCAGTCGTCGGTGGTCGTCCGCTTTACGGATTGTCAGTTCGACTGCCGGCAGACTCAGGCGGAGGTTCAGCGCCGTCTTGGGGGTGTGCGCGACGTCACGGCACGGGCTATGACTCTGCGGGCGATTGGGGTTGCATTGGCAAAATCGCCGGCGGCCGGGGCGGAGGCGAAGTGA
- a CDS encoding GntR family transcriptional regulator translates to MIPFRVALQSGIPVHEQVVFEAKKAIISGRLRPGDPFPSVRALSKAMKIHPNTAQKVVAQLTAEGLLEVRPGIGTVVLSPPRATRTERGQLLGREVEQLTVEAKKLGLSLDELHAAIDEHWRQLESVVKETS, encoded by the coding sequence ATGATTCCATTCCGGGTAGCCCTGCAGTCGGGCATTCCAGTCCACGAACAAGTGGTGTTCGAGGCGAAAAAAGCCATAATCTCCGGACGGCTGCGTCCAGGCGATCCCTTTCCGTCGGTGCGTGCGTTGAGCAAGGCGATGAAGATTCACCCCAACACGGCGCAGAAAGTCGTGGCTCAACTGACGGCCGAGGGCTTGCTGGAGGTGAGGCCAGGCATCGGCACTGTGGTGCTTTCGCCGCCGCGCGCCACGCGCACGGAGCGCGGGCAACTGCTGGGCCGCGAGGTGGAGCAGTTGACCGTCGAAGCAAAAAAGCTGGGCCTTTCGCTGGACGAATTGCATGCCGCCATCGATGAACACTGGCGCCAGTTGGAGTCGGTCGTAAAGGAGACGTCATGA
- a CDS encoding MFS transporter, giving the protein MADSSQKLAVREKLGYACGDIATNFFFQSMILYQTRFYTDTVGLSAVAVGTMFLVLRLADAVFDPVIGALSDRTQTRWGKFRPWILGTALPFGLIFWLVYVSPDFGPQAKLVYAYLTYSLVMILYSANNTPYAALMGVMTPDVSERNNVARYRFVGALIGQFLIQALPLPLVAKLGGGNQARGWALTMGIFGALIVLLNLLTFATTRERVQPDPRQKSDLRSDLRNVFTCGPWIVMFILTLLTFTMLVVRGSSSNYFFAYYLDQEQIRSFLSGFGLAGTTGPVTGWRTILDALGLLVNPDGSNAAAVGLSLFFVVGSLVQILGILVSKPLADRFGNKAVFIAGMFVTMVATLLVFFVGPMQIQLMFALSILWAIGWGPTVPLLWVMIADVADYSEWKTARRATGFMFAGVLFALKAGLSLGGALSAWVIDAFGYVPNAVQTEHALLGIRLGASVYPAIAMLLGLVCLASYKIGKKLNIQIHEELAERRRKFAAA; this is encoded by the coding sequence ATGGCTGACAGCTCACAGAAACTCGCGGTCCGCGAAAAGCTCGGCTACGCCTGCGGCGACATCGCCACGAACTTCTTCTTCCAATCGATGATTCTCTACCAGACCCGTTTCTACACGGATACGGTAGGTCTCTCGGCGGTGGCGGTTGGCACGATGTTCCTCGTGCTGCGCCTCGCGGACGCCGTCTTTGATCCGGTCATCGGTGCACTGTCCGACCGCACCCAGACCCGCTGGGGCAAGTTCCGCCCCTGGATCCTGGGCACTGCCCTGCCGTTCGGCCTGATCTTCTGGCTGGTGTACGTTTCGCCGGACTTCGGGCCGCAGGCCAAACTGGTTTACGCCTACCTCACCTATTCGCTCGTCATGATCCTCTACTCGGCGAACAACACTCCGTACGCCGCCCTGATGGGCGTCATGACGCCGGATGTAAGCGAGCGAAACAACGTCGCGCGCTATCGTTTCGTCGGCGCCCTCATCGGCCAGTTCCTGATTCAGGCGCTTCCATTGCCGCTGGTCGCCAAGCTGGGCGGAGGGAACCAGGCGCGCGGCTGGGCTCTCACCATGGGCATCTTTGGAGCCCTCATCGTGCTGCTGAACCTGCTCACCTTCGCCACGACGCGCGAGCGCGTGCAGCCCGATCCGCGCCAGAAATCGGACCTGCGCTCCGATCTCCGGAACGTCTTCACCTGCGGCCCGTGGATCGTGATGTTCATCCTCACCTTGCTCACCTTCACCATGCTGGTGGTCCGGGGCAGCTCTTCGAACTACTTCTTCGCGTACTATCTCGACCAGGAGCAGATTCGCTCGTTTCTTTCCGGCTTCGGCCTCGCGGGCACCACCGGCCCGGTTACCGGCTGGCGGACTATCTTGGATGCCCTGGGCCTCCTCGTAAACCCCGATGGCTCGAACGCCGCGGCCGTCGGGCTGAGCCTGTTCTTCGTCGTCGGCAGCCTGGTGCAAATTCTCGGCATTCTCGTCTCAAAGCCGCTGGCCGACCGTTTCGGCAACAAGGCCGTCTTCATCGCCGGCATGTTTGTGACGATGGTGGCCACACTCCTTGTCTTCTTCGTCGGTCCGATGCAGATCCAGCTCATGTTCGCCTTGAGCATCCTGTGGGCGATCGGCTGGGGTCCGACGGTCCCTCTCTTGTGGGTAATGATCGCCGACGTGGCCGACTACTCGGAATGGAAGACGGCCCGCCGCGCCACCGGATTCATGTTCGCGGGCGTCTTGTTCGCCCTGAAGGCCGGCCTCAGCCTCGGCGGCGCCTTGAGCGCCTGGGTGATCGACGCCTTCGGCTACGTCCCGAATGCCGTCCAAACAGAACACGCGCTGTTGGGGATCCGGCTCGGCGCAAGCGTCTATCCGGCCATCGCCATGCTGCTAGGCCTTGTCTGCCTGGCGAGCTACAAGATCGGAAAGAAGCTCAACATCCAGATCCACGAAGAACTGGCCGAGCGGCGCAGGAAGTTTGCCGCCGCATAG
- a CDS encoding glycoside hydrolase family 3 N-terminal domain-containing protein has translation MKNTSKSGSAAMPPNSKANAPAYRNPKLTPERRTKDLLGRMTLEEKAAQMICVWQKKAETLVDVDGRFDPAKARASFKKGHGLGQVGRPSDAGKGLDARQMAELTNAIQRFFLEESRLGIPVIFHEECLHGQAAIGGTSFPQPIGLGATFDPELAEALYTMTALEARSRGAHQALTPVVDVARDPRWGRVEETFGEDPFLVSRMGIAAVRGFQGDATFRDKTRLIATLKHFAAHGQPESGMNCAPANVSERVLRETFLYPFEQAIRHGGAISIMPSYNEIDGLPSHANRWLLRDVLRKEWGFQGYAVSDYYAIWELSYRPDTHGHFLAKDKKEACRLAVEAGVNIELPEPDCYRHLVELVRKGILKESQLDELVAPMLLWKFRMGLFDDPYVDPEYAASVAGCEAHRAVALRAARETITLLKNEGGLLPLDAGALKTIAVIGPNAARPMLGGYSGQPAHCSTVLDGVKARTGKGVKVFYSEGCKITQPGSWNQDEVLPSDPAEDRRLIAEAVRTARKADVIVLAIGGNEQTSREAWSLQHMGDRTSLDLIGRQDELVRALLALGKPVVVLLFNGRPLSIREVSESVPAILECWYLGQATGTAIAEVLFGDINPSGKLPITIPRSVGHVPAYYNHKPSARRGYLFDEVSPLFAFGFGLSYTTFEFSPPRLSKKNIRSDGSTRLSVDVKNTGTRAGTEVVQLYIRDLVSSVTRPVKELKGFQRVELQPAESRTVTFEITPELLAFWDVNLRFTVEPGDFELMTGQSSRDGDLQKITLRVS, from the coding sequence ATGAAAAACACCTCGAAGTCCGGTTCGGCCGCGATGCCCCCCAACAGCAAAGCCAATGCGCCAGCCTACAGGAATCCGAAGCTGACGCCGGAACGAAGGACGAAGGACCTGCTGGGCCGCATGACTCTCGAGGAAAAGGCCGCTCAGATGATCTGCGTCTGGCAGAAGAAGGCGGAGACACTCGTCGATGTGGACGGCCGGTTTGACCCGGCGAAGGCCCGGGCGTCGTTCAAGAAGGGGCACGGGCTTGGGCAGGTGGGCCGCCCCAGCGACGCCGGCAAGGGCCTGGATGCGCGCCAGATGGCGGAACTGACCAACGCCATCCAGCGCTTCTTCCTGGAGGAAAGTCGTTTAGGCATCCCCGTCATCTTCCACGAGGAATGTCTCCACGGCCAGGCCGCCATCGGCGGCACCAGCTTCCCGCAACCCATCGGCCTGGGCGCGACCTTCGACCCGGAACTGGCCGAAGCCCTCTACACGATGACAGCCCTGGAAGCCAGGTCGCGCGGTGCGCACCAGGCGCTCACCCCGGTGGTCGACGTTGCCCGCGATCCCCGCTGGGGCCGCGTCGAGGAGACTTTCGGAGAGGACCCGTTCCTTGTCTCCCGCATGGGTATCGCCGCCGTGCGCGGATTCCAGGGCGACGCCACGTTCCGCGACAAAACCCGTCTCATCGCGACCCTCAAACACTTCGCCGCCCATGGGCAGCCGGAATCCGGCATGAACTGCGCACCCGCCAATGTCAGCGAGCGGGTCCTGCGCGAGACCTTTCTCTATCCGTTCGAACAGGCCATCCGGCACGGCGGTGCGATCTCCATCATGCCGTCCTACAACGAGATCGACGGGCTTCCTTCCCATGCCAACCGCTGGCTTCTGCGCGACGTTCTCCGCAAGGAATGGGGCTTTCAGGGCTACGCCGTCTCCGACTATTACGCCATCTGGGAGCTCTCCTACCGGCCCGATACGCACGGCCACTTCCTCGCCAAGGACAAGAAGGAGGCGTGCCGGCTGGCTGTCGAGGCCGGGGTCAACATCGAACTGCCGGAGCCCGACTGCTACCGGCACCTGGTGGAACTCGTCCGCAAGGGCATTCTCAAGGAATCGCAGCTCGACGAACTCGTGGCGCCGATGCTGCTTTGGAAATTCCGCATGGGCCTCTTCGATGATCCCTATGTCGATCCCGAATACGCGGCATCCGTTGCGGGCTGTGAGGCGCATCGCGCCGTGGCACTCCGCGCCGCGCGCGAAACCATCACCCTTCTGAAGAACGAAGGCGGCCTGCTGCCCCTGGATGCCGGAGCCCTGAAGACCATCGCGGTGATCGGTCCCAACGCCGCCCGGCCGATGTTGGGCGGCTATAGCGGCCAACCGGCGCACTGCTCCACGGTGCTGGACGGCGTCAAGGCGCGCACCGGCAAGGGCGTGAAGGTTTTCTACAGCGAAGGCTGCAAGATCACGCAACCCGGCTCCTGGAATCAGGATGAAGTTCTGCCCTCCGATCCGGCCGAAGACCGGCGACTCATCGCCGAGGCGGTCCGGACCGCCCGCAAGGCGGACGTCATCGTGCTCGCCATCGGCGGCAATGAACAGACTTCGCGCGAGGCGTGGTCGTTGCAGCACATGGGCGACCGCACGAGCCTCGACCTCATCGGTCGTCAGGATGAACTGGTACGCGCCCTGCTGGCGCTTGGCAAGCCGGTGGTGGTCCTTCTGTTCAATGGCCGCCCGTTGTCCATCCGCGAGGTCTCGGAGTCGGTGCCCGCGATCCTCGAGTGTTGGTATCTCGGGCAGGCGACCGGCACGGCCATTGCCGAAGTCCTGTTCGGAGACATCAACCCCAGCGGCAAGCTGCCTATCACCATTCCGCGCTCCGTCGGGCACGTGCCCGCCTATTACAACCACAAGCCGTCCGCCCGGCGCGGATATCTCTTCGACGAGGTCTCCCCGCTCTTCGCGTTCGGCTTCGGGCTGAGCTACACGACCTTCGAGTTCTCTCCGCCTCGGCTATCGAAGAAGAACATCCGGAGCGACGGCTCCACTCGGTTGTCGGTGGATGTAAAGAACACCGGGACGCGGGCCGGCACCGAAGTCGTCCAGCTCTACATCCGCGATCTCGTCAGCTCGGTGACACGGCCCGTGAAGGAGCTGAAGGGCTTCCAGCGGGTGGAACTGCAGCCAGCCGAATCACGCACGGTGACTTTCGAAATCACGCCCGAACTGCTCGCGTTCTGGGATGTGAACCTGCGCTTCACGGTGGAGCCGGGTGACTTCGAGTTGATGACGGGCCAGTCGTCACGCGATGGCGATCTGCAGAAAATCACGTTGCGGGTGAGTTGA